CGCCCTTGGTTACTAATGCGGTGAAGGCGCTGCATGCCAAGGGGTTTGTAGCCTTGGAGGTAGATAGTCGCGATACCCGTGCCAAGCTTCTCACACTTACTAAGCAGGGTGAGAAGATGCTTCGGCCTATAGAAGAGGCTGTCCGTGCCGCATTACAGCCCCTTCTTAAGGGGGTGAGTGCCAAAGAGAATCAGATCTATTTCAAGGTCCTTCAACGAATCGTGCAGAATAGCTCAGGCCTGTAGGTAACAAAAAAGAACCCCTTACGGGGTTCTTTTTCTAAAGCCCTTAGGCTTCTGGCTGCTGCTCTACAGGAGCGTCGCCGCCTTGGTTCCAGTCGTCACGACGAGGGCGGAAACCGCCTCCGTTGCCACCACCGTTACCGCCGCGGAAACCGCCACGGTCACCACCACCGTTACCGCCGCGGAAACCTCCGCGATCGCCACCACCACGGTTTCCACCGCCTGGTTGCTCGGCACGAGGCTGGGCCTCGTTTACGGTAAGTGAACGACCACCAAAGTCAGTACCGTGGAACCGCTCGATAGCGGCGCGGGCTGCGTCATCTGGCATTTCAATAAAACCAAACCCACGAGGGCGGTTAAACTGACGGTCAAAAGGAAGGTGGATGTCAATGACTTCACCAACCTCGGAGAAAAGCTGTGTCAGCTCTTCTTTAGTAGTTTCGTAGGGAAAACC
This genomic interval from Verrucomicrobiia bacterium contains the following:
- a CDS encoding MarR family transcriptional regulator → MFSPTHYLALVQSRAYRALRQKVSIALDSFNVSMGEWTLLGQLNETKGLRLSEVASTLGVEAPLVTNAVKALHAKGFVALEVDSRDTRAKLLTLTKQGEKMLRPIEEAVRAALQPLLKGVSAKENQIYFKVLQRIVQNSSGL
- a CDS encoding RNA-binding protein, which codes for MRLYVGGFPYETTKEELTQLFSEVGEVIDIHLPFDRQFNRPRGFGFIEMPDDAARAAIERFHGTDFGGRSLTVNEAQPRAEQPGGGNRGGGDRGGFRGGNGGGDRGGFRGGNGGGNGGGFRPRRDDWNQGGDAPVEQQPEA